Proteins encoded in a region of the Armatimonadota bacterium genome:
- a CDS encoding DUF4159 domain-containing protein: MRLTRLSALLSSVAFATLAAAQPLSYAQASVQIKAGVLVLPGQLYNGVAQNAAPHVWGNLDQDQTTKPAKWSFSNPLGPTVLTSNVRTRWAALDVSTPPVNTRLNKNSAPYWEVNLDSVDDRALAQFNVLSLTVNQTLQLNAPEREKLRRYLDQGGVLWVDLVADTNSNLVNDVVNPAPLSFGWVNSNTAVDANLFHPVLQFPNPLSLGEVTMAELELPAGSKLVTTPVPNGTMGNIEVFEKWIEPDSTSFQPVAGTSAGNTISVGKVGQGFMVLTSRGMSANLNRGYDTNTAQFNLNRGFNGFSVPSDAAFIAAAKLAVNIVSLGGLWTGKDGGSRHTGSMSVDLTAPLLRRFSDNPAGSGSFDVGQQPALYKGRVVVSKGNRVYVYDARPDRDIDGDGSADDGLENPIGVLGDLVWVSPPLGGKVSAPTVVEAANTVLSNPNRPGFRPTDQVWVTDDTGAVHIFDLDCDGAAQGVLGNWPPLTSIAPPNATVATTNGPYPVVIHESLAFVTDAASGTLGTTGRVWIIDVDRAVKANTSKEWAIFQSSRMPEPSAACTVGYIPIQDGSGGLDRVVYVPTMPNTAFSPRPCGMTSLWLGARSESPINRDYDASTQVLQVSTRASYNGLPILLVHGGATPLNSLGLKFTLLDSSGNPLPTNTVRTILGNASVSETTRGVLQLNGVVAAGFDLDGKQTAGTGDDIGWRIDYTIDWSQAGAGAFSPSYENYVRGNLEFPDDNRNLRQVIGSPVLGPNGNIYLATSFRGTANGGGGSYFTFKENRGPGNFSMVGRFELYDRLSFALNNTSGAADTITMRPVLTDNDTIVQLIGFLNQEMNTWQFTSGPVLRGDTVYLTASAIKPIFTGVKTGVTMAFKAETGPPTFEVQSTDSNFTIVQSDPAISVTKNAPEAYSVLQQGQFTVEPIGGSTRSRVVLNSLMNVTRGRIRDSINFSLPVIVRRGGQTDTLIEPEALSDNGRIIAGYAGGKWNPLVWYTCFNGFDPGAGPFVGGQTLFQGGASVLPSLILNNGFAPRGMVFAMDANISANDEFLQPNPDRPWTQQFVHFLGNNFNNVRVAPALKWPQFKGINDMDDLRIRILQAAIEEDGVSNISGGDDTLAVTGPNTLYAFSRSDILVVDAGRISRFDPAGNPIWITDQTVLGGRNTPTSGQGSVRQLSEPNRMYPAGGNGYWVVDTGNNRVVRTDGASREIRTIESFRVDPTYVPAGLPNQNGVAGLSAGEGRKLRRPKDVLSWETLVDGSVAGNNPFSNPQPLERWVHTMIADSGNNRIVELVDRYQLDPATGRYMGVVQYEDPVGSGKFVNALGVLNWHTPEEFTGRDYSYNSIARVVQDVGGVRHNVIAFGFGNVEPGKMSLGLDSNGLDPDRSSGYGGIVLYDGPNSAVIREFKRPAILAGTYLAENPPGSGSFSYSWPTVDQPERTQKLVGLSSVTLRYVDVAGALRLSAMVTDSTGVYELVQDNSGTWVVRWMMPIEAYTGMRHPRGAGPFTQAQLGDNPRGFRPTYAKRLDSGEVLLVNGYSGTLLSGATFQGEVVLVDGTFADGATQTEDPGYALNRRNLGFNRLSVKFELPPVQGARGVVAPVFAARQ, encoded by the coding sequence GTGAGACTGACCAGACTGTCCGCTTTGCTTTCGTCCGTCGCCTTCGCGACCCTTGCTGCGGCGCAGCCCTTGAGCTACGCCCAGGCCAGCGTCCAGATCAAGGCCGGCGTTTTGGTCCTTCCGGGACAACTGTACAACGGTGTCGCACAGAACGCCGCGCCCCACGTTTGGGGGAACCTGGACCAAGACCAGACGACGAAGCCGGCCAAGTGGTCGTTCTCGAACCCGCTCGGCCCTACCGTCCTCACGTCGAACGTCCGGACGCGCTGGGCTGCCCTGGACGTCTCGACGCCGCCAGTGAACACGCGTCTCAATAAGAACTCGGCGCCGTATTGGGAGGTCAATCTGGACTCGGTCGACGACCGCGCCCTCGCCCAGTTCAATGTCCTGTCTTTGACCGTGAACCAGACGCTTCAGCTCAACGCGCCCGAGCGCGAGAAGCTGCGCCGGTATCTCGACCAGGGCGGCGTCCTTTGGGTCGATCTGGTCGCGGACACCAATTCGAACCTTGTCAACGATGTCGTCAACCCGGCTCCGCTTTCGTTCGGTTGGGTGAACTCCAACACGGCGGTCGACGCGAACCTGTTCCACCCGGTCCTCCAGTTCCCGAACCCGTTGTCGCTCGGTGAAGTGACCATGGCGGAACTCGAACTGCCGGCAGGGAGCAAGCTCGTGACGACCCCTGTCCCCAACGGGACGATGGGCAACATCGAAGTGTTCGAGAAGTGGATCGAGCCGGATTCGACGAGCTTCCAACCTGTCGCAGGTACGTCTGCGGGCAACACGATCAGCGTCGGCAAAGTCGGGCAGGGCTTCATGGTCCTGACGAGCCGAGGAATGTCCGCGAACCTGAACAGGGGCTATGACACGAACACGGCCCAGTTCAACCTGAACCGGGGGTTCAACGGTTTCAGCGTCCCGAGCGACGCGGCGTTCATCGCCGCAGCGAAGCTGGCCGTCAACATCGTTTCGTTAGGCGGTCTTTGGACGGGTAAAGACGGCGGTTCGCGGCATACGGGTTCGATGAGCGTCGACCTGACCGCACCGTTGTTGCGGCGGTTTTCCGACAACCCGGCGGGTTCCGGCAGTTTCGACGTCGGACAACAGCCGGCGCTGTACAAGGGCCGGGTCGTGGTCTCGAAGGGCAACCGGGTCTACGTTTATGACGCCCGCCCGGACCGGGACATCGACGGAGACGGGAGCGCGGACGACGGCCTAGAGAACCCGATCGGCGTCCTCGGCGACCTCGTCTGGGTCAGCCCTCCGCTGGGCGGCAAAGTCAGCGCTCCGACGGTGGTGGAAGCCGCCAACACGGTGCTTTCCAATCCGAACAGGCCCGGTTTCCGGCCGACCGACCAAGTGTGGGTGACCGACGACACGGGGGCCGTCCATATCTTCGACCTTGACTGTGACGGTGCGGCCCAAGGCGTTCTGGGGAACTGGCCGCCGCTCACGAGCATCGCCCCGCCGAACGCGACGGTCGCGACGACCAACGGCCCCTATCCGGTCGTCATCCATGAAAGTCTGGCGTTCGTGACGGACGCCGCTAGCGGCACTCTCGGTACGACGGGACGGGTCTGGATCATCGACGTCGACCGGGCCGTCAAGGCCAACACCTCCAAGGAGTGGGCGATCTTCCAGTCGTCCCGCATGCCGGAACCATCGGCCGCGTGTACCGTGGGCTACATTCCGATCCAGGACGGGTCGGGCGGACTCGACCGCGTCGTCTACGTTCCGACGATGCCGAACACGGCGTTTTCACCGAGGCCCTGCGGTATGACGAGCCTTTGGCTGGGAGCCAGGTCCGAGTCGCCGATCAACCGCGATTACGACGCGTCCACTCAAGTCTTGCAGGTCTCGACGCGGGCGTCCTACAACGGCCTTCCGATCCTCCTTGTCCACGGTGGAGCGACTCCGTTGAACAGCCTCGGCCTGAAGTTCACGCTGTTGGACTCGAGCGGCAACCCGTTGCCGACGAACACGGTGCGCACGATCTTAGGGAACGCTTCGGTCAGTGAAACGACGCGCGGCGTCCTGCAGTTGAACGGGGTCGTGGCGGCCGGGTTCGACCTGGACGGCAAGCAGACGGCCGGTACGGGCGACGACATCGGTTGGCGCATCGACTACACCATCGATTGGAGCCAAGCCGGCGCCGGCGCCTTTTCGCCGTCGTACGAGAACTACGTCCGAGGCAACCTTGAGTTTCCTGACGACAACAGGAACCTGCGGCAGGTCATCGGATCGCCCGTCCTGGGGCCGAACGGCAACATCTATCTCGCGACGTCGTTCCGGGGCACCGCGAACGGCGGTGGCGGATCGTACTTCACGTTCAAAGAGAACCGAGGGCCGGGCAATTTCTCGATGGTCGGACGGTTCGAACTTTACGACCGTCTGTCGTTCGCCTTGAACAACACCTCGGGAGCGGCGGACACGATCACGATGCGTCCGGTCTTGACGGACAACGACACGATCGTTCAGCTCATCGGGTTCTTGAACCAGGAAATGAACACTTGGCAGTTCACGAGCGGCCCGGTGCTCCGAGGCGACACGGTCTACTTGACGGCGTCGGCGATCAAGCCGATCTTCACGGGCGTCAAGACCGGCGTCACGATGGCGTTCAAGGCCGAGACCGGCCCTCCGACCTTCGAGGTCCAAAGTACGGATTCGAACTTCACGATCGTCCAGTCCGATCCTGCGATCAGCGTCACCAAGAACGCGCCTGAAGCGTACAGCGTCCTGCAGCAGGGCCAGTTCACGGTGGAGCCGATCGGTGGTTCGACGCGTTCGCGCGTCGTGCTGAACAGCCTGATGAACGTGACGCGGGGCCGGATCCGCGATTCGATCAACTTCAGTCTGCCGGTGATCGTCAGGCGGGGAGGTCAGACGGACACGCTGATCGAGCCTGAGGCCCTGTCCGACAACGGCCGCATCATCGCGGGGTACGCCGGAGGGAAATGGAACCCTCTCGTGTGGTACACGTGCTTTAACGGCTTCGATCCGGGCGCGGGCCCCTTCGTCGGCGGCCAGACCTTGTTCCAGGGTGGGGCCAGCGTGTTGCCGAGCTTGATCCTGAACAACGGGTTCGCACCCAGAGGCATGGTGTTCGCCATGGACGCCAACATCAGCGCCAACGACGAGTTCCTGCAGCCGAACCCGGACCGCCCCTGGACGCAGCAGTTCGTCCACTTCCTGGGCAACAACTTCAACAACGTGCGCGTCGCGCCCGCCTTGAAGTGGCCGCAGTTCAAGGGCATCAATGACATGGACGACCTCAGGATCCGTATCCTGCAGGCCGCCATCGAAGAGGACGGCGTGAGCAACATCAGCGGTGGGGACGACACGCTCGCCGTGACGGGCCCGAACACGCTTTATGCCTTCAGCCGATCGGACATCCTCGTCGTCGACGCGGGCCGGATCTCCCGGTTCGATCCGGCGGGCAATCCGATCTGGATCACCGACCAGACGGTGCTCGGCGGGCGTAACACCCCGACCTCGGGTCAAGGCTCGGTCCGACAGCTCAGTGAGCCCAACCGGATGTATCCGGCGGGCGGCAACGGCTACTGGGTCGTCGATACGGGCAACAACCGCGTCGTCAGGACGGACGGAGCTTCGAGGGAGATCCGGACGATCGAGTCGTTCCGGGTCGACCCCACCTATGTGCCGGCCGGGCTGCCGAACCAGAACGGAGTGGCCGGCCTGAGCGCAGGCGAAGGGCGCAAGCTCCGCAGGCCGAAGGACGTCTTGTCGTGGGAGACGCTGGTCGACGGCTCGGTGGCGGGCAACAACCCGTTCTCGAACCCTCAGCCGCTCGAGCGGTGGGTCCATACGATGATCGCCGATTCCGGTAACAACCGGATCGTCGAACTGGTCGACAGGTACCAGCTCGATCCTGCGACGGGCCGTTACATGGGCGTGGTCCAGTACGAGGACCCGGTCGGTTCCGGCAAGTTCGTGAACGCACTGGGCGTGCTCAACTGGCACACTCCGGAGGAGTTCACGGGCCGCGATTACAGCTACAACAGCATCGCCAGGGTCGTCCAGGACGTGGGCGGCGTGCGTCACAACGTCATCGCGTTCGGCTTCGGCAACGTCGAGCCGGGCAAAATGTCGCTGGGCCTGGACTCTAACGGCCTGGATCCGGACCGTTCGAGCGGATACGGCGGGATCGTCCTTTATGACGGCCCCAATTCGGCCGTGATCCGTGAGTTCAAGAGGCCCGCCATCTTGGCCGGAACGTACCTCGCCGAGAACCCGCCGGGCTCAGGGAGTTTCTCGTACTCTTGGCCGACCGTCGACCAACCTGAGAGGACGCAAAAGCTCGTCGGGCTCAGCAGCGTCACGCTCCGTTACGTCGACGTCGCCGGTGCATTGCGGCTCTCGGCCATGGTCACGGACTCTACGGGCGTCTACGAACTCGTCCAGGACAATTCGGGCACGTGGGTCGTCCGGTGGATGATGCCGATCGAGGCGTACACCGGCATGCGGCACCCTCGAGGAGCCGGACCGTTCACCCAGGCTCAATTGGGCGACAATCCGCGCGGCTTCCGGCCGACCTACGCGAAACGGCTCGATTCCGGCGAAGTCCTGCTCGTCAACGGCTATTCGGGGACCCTTCTGTCCGGCGCCACGTTCCAAGGCGAGGTCGTCCTCGTCGACGGCACGTTCGCGGACGGGGCGACCCAGACCGAAGACCCCGGCTACGCGCTCAATAGGAGGAACCTCGGTTTCAACCGCTTGAGCGTCAAGTTCGAACTTCCGCCCGTGCAAGGCGCACGGGGCGTCGTCGCCCCTGTCTTTGCGGCGAGGCAATAA
- a CDS encoding prepilin-type N-terminal cleavage/methylation domain-containing protein gives MARRKGFTLIELITVLAITAILMAIIFIPVVQGFNLTRAAQGFADAQDKARSLIARLERELQNAAAVRDNSASRGACTVVVPGKDGTAVATDLPFTKLDAYKPSEGDPTRGPSGAFINPDTGKEDPTLQAPKGQPNFPAASGMSMTRYFVGLHSPVSTGAGGQPVAPGVYNNPYDGLLMSLNASRDNLYVLYRAEVQVKVWRNGQYVVNTDLFQDANNDGQADDIDDPAFFTLLPGVDANYANGSLTAQGQAKGLRILNWLKKARVVTEVSRYDMVQAVYDRRTRAVYYVNNVPQLVPLVRFQPTRVTSEPAAGTTAVRTGEETNNALKVGPETFTTQYGAWSSLLTRTWPSIWPATFAANGARAGDQRARWGSDPNDPTPAYIVGRTWNNGGADVFSLFYYDPATMADDMNDGLEIFNVTRCLDIRRLPRPDVNAGGYVYPFAFTDSVNAATLNGNVGARLNFVPAVPDTRNGKLLSSFDSREVGTDQTLPYEYRVPSWGQQSAAGQPFDLRTGVRVSPYNGGAAQDYTPNNDPDVGTGVWTDPIFQPVNRRFNKLWNDFPTLLPGLDRAQYVKRFIDLRVCPQPDGTPSVLDPASGIGRAFVTPGSETVIGPDQRPGPNFGRYVRYSRVSQRPVGPNQYLINYVDQPEPDYSLVFAGQSIIGNPYDPLTPVPQTPVQALIQPQFRAGYVELNSRFGEPIPSGYSDSSGFHPTGNIFVTYRFQYTEPNDVIAVDYDSTQVMEVSLTIRNYPQTQNLPNPPSITVKGSAAVRNFVR, from the coding sequence ATGGCAAGGCGAAAAGGCTTTACGCTGATCGAGCTGATCACCGTCTTGGCGATCACGGCGATCTTGATGGCGATCATCTTCATCCCTGTGGTCCAGGGTTTCAACCTGACACGGGCGGCTCAAGGGTTCGCCGACGCGCAGGACAAGGCGCGGTCGCTCATCGCCCGGCTCGAGCGCGAACTGCAGAACGCCGCCGCCGTGCGCGATAACAGTGCCAGCCGTGGCGCGTGCACCGTCGTCGTGCCGGGCAAGGACGGGACGGCGGTCGCCACCGACCTGCCGTTCACGAAGCTGGACGCCTATAAGCCTTCCGAAGGCGACCCGACGCGCGGCCCGTCCGGGGCCTTCATCAATCCGGACACGGGAAAGGAAGACCCGACGCTGCAGGCGCCCAAAGGGCAGCCGAACTTTCCCGCCGCTTCCGGGATGTCGATGACGCGGTACTTCGTCGGCCTGCACAGCCCGGTTTCGACCGGTGCGGGCGGCCAACCCGTCGCGCCGGGGGTCTACAACAACCCTTATGACGGCCTGCTCATGTCCCTTAACGCGTCCCGTGACAACCTCTACGTGCTCTACCGGGCCGAAGTCCAGGTCAAGGTCTGGAGGAACGGGCAATACGTCGTCAACACGGACCTGTTCCAGGACGCGAACAACGACGGCCAGGCCGACGACATCGACGATCCCGCCTTCTTCACGCTGCTTCCGGGAGTCGACGCCAACTATGCGAACGGAAGCCTGACGGCTCAGGGCCAGGCCAAGGGCCTGCGGATCCTGAACTGGCTGAAGAAAGCCAGGGTCGTCACGGAAGTCAGCCGCTACGACATGGTCCAAGCCGTCTACGACCGCCGTACTCGGGCCGTGTACTACGTGAACAACGTCCCGCAACTCGTCCCGCTCGTGCGGTTCCAACCGACGAGGGTCACCAGCGAACCTGCGGCGGGCACCACCGCCGTCCGGACCGGCGAAGAGACCAACAATGCCCTGAAGGTCGGCCCTGAGACGTTCACGACGCAGTACGGCGCGTGGTCCTCGCTCCTGACAAGGACGTGGCCGAGCATTTGGCCCGCCACCTTTGCCGCGAACGGCGCCCGCGCCGGCGACCAAAGGGCGCGGTGGGGCTCGGACCCCAACGACCCGACCCCGGCCTACATCGTCGGCCGGACGTGGAACAACGGTGGCGCCGACGTTTTCAGCCTCTTCTACTACGATCCGGCGACCATGGCCGACGACATGAACGACGGCCTCGAAATCTTCAACGTCACGCGCTGCCTGGACATCCGGCGCCTTCCTCGGCCGGACGTCAACGCGGGCGGATACGTCTACCCGTTCGCGTTCACCGACTCGGTCAACGCCGCGACGCTGAACGGCAACGTCGGCGCCCGGCTCAATTTCGTTCCGGCGGTACCGGACACCCGGAACGGCAAGCTTCTGTCCAGCTTCGATTCCCGCGAGGTCGGCACCGACCAGACGTTGCCCTACGAGTACCGCGTGCCGAGTTGGGGCCAGCAGTCGGCCGCGGGACAGCCGTTCGACCTTCGGACGGGCGTCCGTGTCAGCCCCTACAACGGTGGCGCCGCGCAGGACTACACGCCGAACAACGACCCCGACGTGGGGACGGGCGTATGGACGGACCCGATCTTCCAACCCGTCAACCGGCGCTTCAACAAACTGTGGAACGACTTCCCGACGCTGTTGCCCGGCCTGGACCGCGCCCAGTACGTCAAACGGTTCATCGACCTCCGGGTCTGTCCGCAACCGGACGGCACGCCGTCGGTCCTCGATCCAGCCAGCGGGATCGGACGCGCGTTCGTGACGCCGGGCAGCGAGACCGTGATCGGCCCGGACCAGAGGCCCGGCCCGAACTTCGGCCGGTACGTCCGCTACTCCCGCGTGAGCCAGCGGCCCGTAGGCCCGAACCAGTACCTGATCAACTACGTCGACCAACCCGAGCCCGACTACTCGCTGGTCTTCGCGGGCCAGTCGATCATCGGCAACCCGTACGACCCGTTGACGCCGGTGCCGCAGACGCCCGTCCAGGCGCTGATCCAGCCGCAGTTCCGTGCCGGGTACGTCGAGTTGAACTCTAGGTTCGGCGAACCGATCCCGAGCGGCTACTCCGACTCGTCAGGGTTCCATCCGACAGGGAACATCTTCGTGACGTACCGCTTCCAATACACAGAGCCGAACGACGTCATCGCCGTCGACTACGACTCGACTCAGGTGATGGAAGTCTCGCTGACGATCCGCAACTATCCGCAGACCCAGAACCTGCCGAACCCGCCCTCGATCACGGTCAAGGGATCGGCGGCCGTCCGAAACTTTGTGCGCTGA
- a CDS encoding prepilin-type N-terminal cleavage/methylation domain-containing protein: protein MRQTKAFTLIEILTVIAIIAILAAIIFPVYVKTKEGAYRSGDISNMNNLRQALQLYKLDQGGYPPQLLGYVTTYTQGGTDIVPANALKGFLYPKRVGSINTFRPAFNRAGLSDVTTAVWPDKEVAGVRPIVDTNGDGKIDATDDVAGARQAYGPTDGTVCYGGVPCANQNQQVQLYTFSGYDVAQDQDANGVKRYELRYALFWTNFAIGTGSGYGNGSANDDPRQLGYADPPETTPITWNGYFRDFNNGSLVKANRDIVLFLGGAARPFASNLVKEYSWRVMP, encoded by the coding sequence ATGCGTCAGACGAAAGCTTTCACCCTCATCGAGATCCTGACCGTCATCGCGATCATCGCGATCCTGGCCGCGATCATCTTCCCCGTCTACGTCAAGACGAAGGAAGGCGCGTACCGCTCCGGGGACATCTCGAACATGAACAACCTGCGCCAGGCCCTCCAGCTCTACAAGCTCGACCAGGGCGGCTACCCCCCGCAGCTGCTGGGCTATGTGACGACCTATACACAGGGAGGGACGGACATCGTCCCGGCCAACGCGCTCAAAGGCTTCCTTTATCCGAAACGGGTCGGTTCGATCAATACGTTCCGGCCGGCGTTCAACCGGGCGGGCCTCTCGGACGTGACCACGGCCGTCTGGCCGGACAAAGAGGTCGCGGGCGTCCGTCCGATCGTGGACACGAACGGTGACGGCAAGATCGACGCGACGGACGACGTGGCGGGCGCCCGTCAGGCTTACGGCCCGACCGACGGGACCGTTTGCTACGGCGGCGTGCCGTGCGCGAACCAGAACCAGCAGGTCCAGCTTTACACCTTCAGCGGTTACGACGTCGCCCAGGACCAGGACGCGAACGGGGTCAAACGGTACGAACTGCGTTACGCCTTGTTCTGGACCAACTTCGCGATCGGCACGGGCAGCGGCTACGGGAACGGTTCGGCCAACGACGACCCGCGCCAGCTCGGCTACGCCGATCCGCCCGAGACGACGCCGATCACTTGGAACGGTTACTTCCGCGATTTCAACAACGGGTCGCTCGTCAAAGCGAACCGCGACATCGTCCTCTTCCTGGGCGGCGCGGCGCGCCCGTTCGCTTCGAACTTGGTCAAAGAGTACAGCTGGCGCGTGATGCCCTGA
- a CDS encoding prepilin peptidase, with protein MFPEWTWIIGFWIGAAVGSFLNVVIYRLPRGLGVAKPTHSFCPVCKHRLTGPDLVPLLSWLFLGRKCRHCKAPVSSRYFWVELVNGTLWGWIWWMYLSRPDAVGGAGQVTVMAGDPVKAVAFMLFASALVAAIFTDLAHYIIPDQVNAFMLITGLGMNAVMIAQGRPEAWTAGVPSALAGALAGVGALWGIAFLGRLLFRKDAMGHGDIKMARGIGAVLFPMMALVSFGLAVILGAVIGGLLVLVRALSRKGEPESDDAYEDEQPESFGSLITCGLGYVLCIDVIGLVVPKLYERWFAEDPYAVEAIEDEPQVELTMIPFGPYLAAGALGAVLFEPQLTALVNSYTQTFFGGA; from the coding sequence GTGTTCCCAGAGTGGACGTGGATCATCGGGTTTTGGATCGGGGCGGCGGTCGGCAGCTTTTTGAACGTCGTGATCTATCGGCTCCCTAGGGGTCTAGGGGTCGCCAAACCGACCCACAGCTTTTGTCCCGTGTGCAAGCACCGCCTGACCGGCCCGGACCTCGTCCCGCTCCTGAGCTGGCTGTTCTTGGGCCGCAAGTGCCGCCACTGCAAAGCCCCGGTCAGTAGCCGCTACTTTTGGGTCGAACTTGTGAACGGCACGTTGTGGGGCTGGATCTGGTGGATGTACTTGAGCCGTCCCGACGCCGTCGGCGGCGCCGGCCAGGTCACGGTGATGGCTGGGGACCCTGTCAAGGCCGTCGCGTTCATGTTGTTCGCGAGCGCGCTCGTGGCCGCGATCTTCACGGACCTCGCCCATTACATCATCCCTGACCAGGTCAACGCGTTCATGTTGATCACCGGACTCGGGATGAACGCGGTCATGATCGCCCAGGGTCGGCCGGAAGCATGGACGGCGGGGGTTCCGAGCGCCCTGGCGGGGGCTCTGGCCGGAGTCGGGGCCCTTTGGGGCATCGCCTTTTTAGGCCGGCTGCTCTTCCGCAAGGACGCGATGGGCCACGGTGACATCAAAATGGCGCGAGGGATCGGGGCCGTCTTGTTCCCGATGATGGCGCTGGTCAGTTTCGGGCTGGCCGTCATATTGGGCGCCGTGATCGGTGGTCTGCTGGTGTTGGTCCGGGCGCTCTCCCGCAAGGGCGAGCCGGAAAGCGACGACGCGTACGAAGACGAACAGCCGGAGAGCTTCGGGTCCTTGATCACGTGCGGACTGGGGTACGTGCTCTGTATCGACGTGATCGGCCTCGTGGTCCCGAAGCTTTACGAACGCTGGTTCGCCGAAGACCCCTATGCGGTCGAAGCAATCGAGGACGAGCCTCAAGTAGAATTGACCATGATCCCGTTCGGGCCTTATCTTGCTGCGGGCGCTTTGGGTGCGGTGCTGTTCGAACCGCAGTTGACGGCGCTCGTAAATTCGTATACCCAGACGTTTTTTGGGGGCGCATAA